Proteins encoded together in one Chitinophaga sp. LS1 window:
- a CDS encoding glycosyltransferase, which translates to MIRNRDIIVVGLQPWDIKIGSNCKNMAQELSQYNRVLYVNRALDRISAIRSSDDEMVLTRKASLRGDTNDLKPVSASLWTLDPRTVLESINWIPVPSIFDRINLVNNKRLAREINQAAKRLGFNDALLFIDNDFFRAQYLPELLEGVKETIYYIRDNLTSQPYFKKHGVRLEPLLMQKATMVAANSAYLAAYGAKYNKASFDIGQGCDFGWTKEEYPPFKDFKSPVIGYVGALIKSRLNISLLEQIAKQRPEWTLILVGPEDEAFRNSSLHQLKNVHFMGARHGGELPSWLSTFDVCINPQELNEMTIGNYPRKIDEYLALGKPVVATDTVAMQIFAPYVYLCKTADDYIINIDTALQEGDNTELQEARKAFAFSHTWEQCIALMGAYLEQTQNVEA; encoded by the coding sequence ATGATCAGGAACAGGGATATAATCGTAGTAGGCTTACAGCCCTGGGATATTAAGATCGGGAGTAACTGTAAGAACATGGCGCAGGAACTGTCACAATACAACCGTGTATTGTACGTAAACAGGGCACTGGACAGGATCTCTGCCATCCGATCCAGCGACGACGAAATGGTGCTGACCAGAAAAGCAAGCCTCCGTGGCGACACCAACGATCTGAAGCCTGTCTCTGCTTCGCTCTGGACCCTGGATCCACGCACCGTATTGGAATCTATCAACTGGATTCCCGTGCCATCGATCTTTGACAGGATCAACTTAGTCAACAATAAAAGACTCGCCCGCGAAATCAACCAGGCAGCTAAGCGACTGGGATTTAACGATGCGTTGTTGTTTATCGATAATGATTTTTTCCGTGCACAGTACCTGCCTGAATTGCTGGAAGGTGTAAAGGAAACGATCTACTATATCAGGGATAACCTGACCAGTCAGCCATATTTCAAAAAGCATGGCGTAAGACTGGAACCATTGCTCATGCAGAAAGCTACGATGGTCGCTGCCAATTCAGCTTACCTCGCAGCGTATGGTGCAAAGTATAACAAAGCATCTTTTGATATCGGACAGGGTTGTGACTTCGGTTGGACGAAAGAAGAATATCCGCCGTTCAAAGATTTCAAAAGCCCTGTGATCGGGTATGTAGGTGCATTGATCAAATCCCGGCTCAACATCTCATTGCTGGAACAGATTGCTAAACAACGTCCTGAATGGACACTGATACTGGTTGGTCCTGAAGACGAGGCATTCCGTAACAGTTCACTGCATCAGTTGAAGAACGTACACTTCATGGGTGCCCGTCATGGAGGGGAACTTCCATCATGGCTCAGCACTTTTGATGTATGTATCAATCCACAGGAGCTCAATGAGATGACCATTGGTAACTATCCCCGTAAGATAGACGAGTACCTGGCACTGGGCAAACCGGTGGTAGCAACAGATACGGTAGCGATGCAAATCTTTGCACCTTATGTATATCTCTGCAAGACAGCAGATGACTACATCATAAACATCGACACCGCCCTGCAGGAGGGTGATAACACCGAACTGCAGGAAGCAAGAAAAGCCTTTGCATTTTCACATACCTGGGAACAGTGTATTGCATTAATGGGGGCATACCTTGAACAAACTCAAAACGTAGAAGCATGA
- a CDS encoding acyltransferase has protein sequence MSTAKPGNRLAWIDYARGIAIILVLYRHIFEGISRSGVEASQFKWLENANIIFYSFRMPLFFILSGVFIGKSLAKRGMKSLIVNKFNILLYPYLLWSALQITIQICLSGLVNADRGWADYGYIFIYPRRIDQFWYLYALFNVTVLYILTKEKLRLKIWHQLLIGLAAYMYSSYVSVHHIDLGFIYDICHFYIFFAIGELVADQILDSTKYPLYGSWGLFAALLPFFAAGQYYFLMTNLEMKYNLFVEEHQPLLFALIALVGCAFMINISFLLQRYGSVKLLRVAGFHSLYIYVSHVLVASAVRMCLVKVFHITYLPVLLVICLCFAVVIPILLYKAAMRAGAWWLYSLEKPMELKLS, from the coding sequence ATGAGCACAGCGAAACCCGGCAACAGGCTGGCGTGGATAGATTACGCGAGGGGCATTGCCATCATACTGGTACTGTACCGTCATATCTTTGAGGGCATTAGCCGCTCAGGTGTGGAGGCTTCACAGTTTAAGTGGCTGGAAAATGCAAACATCATTTTCTACAGTTTCCGTATGCCCCTGTTCTTCATCCTGTCTGGTGTGTTCATTGGTAAAAGTCTGGCAAAGAGAGGGATGAAGAGCCTGATCGTTAATAAATTCAACATCCTGCTGTATCCATATCTCTTATGGTCCGCATTGCAGATCACCATTCAAATCTGTCTGAGTGGACTGGTGAATGCAGACAGGGGTTGGGCGGATTACGGGTATATTTTTATATACCCCCGCCGCATCGATCAGTTCTGGTACCTCTATGCATTATTCAATGTAACAGTGTTGTATATACTCACGAAAGAAAAATTGCGGCTGAAGATCTGGCACCAGCTGTTGATCGGTTTGGCTGCTTATATGTACAGCAGTTATGTCTCCGTACATCATATTGATCTCGGCTTTATTTACGACATCTGTCACTTCTATATCTTCTTCGCCATCGGCGAACTCGTTGCGGATCAGATATTGGATAGCACTAAGTATCCCCTGTATGGCAGCTGGGGATTGTTTGCCGCCCTCCTGCCCTTCTTTGCCGCAGGCCAGTATTACTTCCTGATGACGAATTTAGAGATGAAGTACAATCTTTTTGTAGAAGAACATCAACCTTTATTATTTGCGCTCATCGCGCTCGTGGGTTGTGCATTTATGATCAATATATCATTCCTTTTACAGCGCTATGGCAGTGTAAAGCTGCTGCGGGTAGCAGGATTCCATTCACTTTACATTTACGTTTCTCATGTGTTGGTCGCATCTGCAGTGCGTATGTGCCTGGTAAAAGTGTTTCACATCACCTACCTGCCAGTGTTGTTAGTGATCTGTTTATGCTTTGCCGTTGTGATCCCCATCCTGCTATACAAGGCAGCTATGCGCGCAGGTGCATGGTGGCTGTATAGCCTGGAAAAGCCCATGGAACTTAAATTAAGCTAA
- a CDS encoding O-antigen ligase family protein, whose product MRPSLITGAAPLRGSGLLHKPLAFAAVLVVAIGISLLVGYVDYRIGMIIAAGLIGVMVTLICLFNTHLGFLITTVVGFFMFYIKRMSDDTLPMGVAVDVLTAVTFIGAYYKKTIHKQRIWQYMKNPVSYMYIMYLGFLLIELFNPSMYSVSGWIFTVRKFVNFVMIYFIGLFTFNSVKDVKDYLKLWLFLSVLSGAYGCFQEWFGLLGFEEHWVVSDPVRYRLYFQGGEIRKFSFLSDPTAYGILMACSVVFAIVLAMTTQKPKQRNWLIVGIIIMCLGMAFSGTRTAYFMIPGGLAIYFLMTITNRRTLLFMAGFFMFIVVLMFGPFSGNNTVNRIRTSFHLKDDESMNVRDENRHHIQPYILRHPIGGGVATSGVLGIQYNPGHPLAGFPPDSGYLRTALETGWIGLIITMTLFFVTLLVGVKGYYQARTREVRALYVAIVTGLYAYIIAHYAQVAIGQIPGAFFFYSAMAIIVKMKDFETPSHKNSDQAKTITT is encoded by the coding sequence ATGCGACCATCACTCATCACAGGAGCAGCACCTCTGCGAGGGTCCGGTTTACTGCACAAGCCCCTGGCCTTTGCCGCTGTGTTAGTAGTAGCCATCGGCATCAGCCTGCTGGTGGGCTACGTAGATTACCGTATAGGTATGATCATCGCAGCAGGCTTAATAGGAGTCATGGTCACACTGATCTGTCTGTTCAATACCCATCTGGGGTTTCTGATTACTACGGTAGTGGGTTTCTTTATGTTTTACATTAAGCGCATGTCTGACGATACCCTCCCCATGGGTGTGGCTGTCGATGTACTGACAGCGGTGACCTTCATCGGCGCTTATTATAAAAAGACGATTCATAAGCAGCGCATCTGGCAGTATATGAAGAATCCTGTTTCTTACATGTACATCATGTACCTGGGATTTCTGCTCATCGAATTGTTCAACCCCTCTATGTATTCAGTATCGGGGTGGATATTTACCGTGCGCAAGTTTGTCAACTTCGTGATGATCTATTTTATCGGCCTGTTCACTTTCAACAGTGTCAAAGATGTAAAAGATTATCTCAAACTCTGGTTATTCCTGTCCGTACTGAGTGGTGCCTATGGCTGTTTTCAGGAATGGTTTGGGTTACTGGGCTTTGAAGAGCACTGGGTAGTAAGTGATCCGGTGCGTTACAGACTGTACTTCCAGGGTGGTGAGATCAGGAAGTTCTCTTTCCTCTCCGACCCTACTGCTTATGGTATATTGATGGCGTGCAGCGTGGTATTTGCCATTGTACTGGCCATGACCACACAAAAGCCAAAGCAACGTAACTGGCTCATAGTGGGCATTATCATTATGTGCCTGGGCATGGCCTTTTCCGGTACGCGTACGGCTTACTTTATGATACCCGGTGGTCTGGCTATCTATTTTCTGATGACCATCACAAACCGTAGAACATTGCTGTTCATGGCAGGGTTCTTTATGTTTATCGTGGTGCTCATGTTCGGCCCATTTTCCGGCAATAATACAGTGAACCGTATACGTACGTCCTTTCACCTCAAAGATGATGAATCGATGAATGTGAGGGATGAAAACAGGCATCACATACAACCTTATATACTGCGGCATCCTATCGGGGGGGGGGTAGCCACTTCCGGGGTATTAGGTATACAGTACAATCCAGGCCATCCGCTGGCAGGTTTTCCACCGGACAGCGGTTACCTCCGAACAGCACTCGAAACGGGCTGGATCGGGCTAATAATCACAATGACGCTATTCTTTGTCACCCTCCTCGTAGGCGTAAAAGGATATTACCAGGCCAGGACCCGGGAGGTCAGGGCGCTCTATGTAGCCATTGTGACAGGGTTATATGCCTACATCATCGCGCACTATGCACAGGTGGCCATCGGGCAGATACCCGGCGCATTCTTCTTTTATAGCGCCATGGCCATCATCGTAAAAATGAAAGATTTCGAAACACCTTCTCATAAAAATTCAGACCAAGCAAAAACTATAACAACATGA
- a CDS encoding prolyl oligopeptidase family serine peptidase: MDSILIPVNPWNKIGALLQLPDDYNKSKKEYPLIVFLHGKSKSGHDLSKLYLEGIPYWINNGEKIEAVNPVDGKLYKFIVVAPQAPSWGLKPAEIKRLLDDIEKHYRVDRSRIYLTGYSAGGWATVMAMTDNAKLSNRIAAAVPMSVATIDVANMKRFKLVADANIATWYMAGTDEPHFLEECERYKDSTNSHKPNLAKLTILDGFAHHTWKALYDPKNKQYGMSIYEWMLQYKK, encoded by the coding sequence ATGGACAGTATACTTATTCCGGTAAATCCCTGGAATAAAATAGGGGCATTGCTGCAGCTCCCGGACGATTATAATAAGTCCAAAAAAGAATACCCGCTGATCGTTTTTCTGCATGGAAAAAGCAAATCAGGACATGACCTGTCTAAGTTATATCTTGAAGGCATTCCTTACTGGATCAATAATGGGGAGAAAATAGAAGCTGTAAATCCCGTTGATGGTAAACTGTATAAATTCATTGTTGTTGCGCCACAAGCGCCTAGTTGGGGACTGAAACCAGCAGAAATCAAACGCCTGCTGGACGATATAGAGAAACATTACAGAGTAGATCGTTCCAGGATATACCTCACTGGTTACAGTGCAGGTGGCTGGGCGACGGTGATGGCAATGACGGATAATGCGAAGCTGTCTAATCGTATTGCAGCAGCAGTACCCATGTCGGTAGCGACGATTGATGTAGCGAATATGAAACGTTTTAAGCTGGTTGCAGATGCGAATATCGCCACCTGGTACATGGCAGGGACAGATGAACCGCATTTTCTGGAGGAGTGTGAACGGTATAAGGATAGTACGAACTCTCATAAGCCAAATCTGGCTAAGCTAACAATATTGGATGGATTTGCACATCATACATGGAAAGCACTGTATGATCCTAAGAATAAACAGTATGGTATGAGTATTTATGAGTGGATGTTGCAATACAAAAAGTGA
- a CDS encoding flippase, which translates to MSNPKYTYWLKSGIYSGLQKIAVLLFGIGSVLVLTRSLTKSDMGVWNLFLVYTGIIEIIRQSLIKNAVIKYINGHATEEHPHIQSAALYLNIVITVLIGILIAAFIIPVSKLLQAPPLAMVMYLFLPGLLLLVPFSHFEWVQNANADFRGIFWGYLSRQGTSFILIVAHLLIDHNITLTHLILYFDAGLVCGTIVSGYFARNFVTRQIKYHKEWFTRLWTFGRWVFGTNVSSSLFRNTDTFIISSFLGTPSVALYNVCLRISNLVDVPSQVLGDILFPKTAKMMEDGNIEMVKYYYERAVGTILAIAVPASLAIVLLPRLVIGIIAGQGYMEAVPILQITIFYGLFLPFIKQFGTIMDSIGLPKLNFYVITVTAICNIFICMFYTRQMGLMGAAYGTMTSYGICFIITQTILYRKLNTSLLNVGKYMLQFYPEAISVVQQRYLLKWKAR; encoded by the coding sequence ATGAGCAACCCAAAATACACCTACTGGCTGAAATCCGGTATCTACAGCGGATTACAGAAAATCGCCGTACTCCTGTTCGGGATCGGCAGTGTGCTGGTATTAACCCGCTCACTGACCAAGTCTGACATGGGCGTATGGAACCTCTTTCTCGTATATACCGGTATTATCGAGATCATAAGACAAAGTCTGATTAAAAACGCTGTGATCAAATACATCAATGGTCACGCTACGGAAGAACACCCCCATATACAGTCTGCTGCTCTGTACCTCAATATTGTGATCACAGTCCTGATCGGTATCCTGATCGCGGCCTTTATCATTCCCGTGAGCAAGCTATTGCAGGCCCCCCCATTGGCGATGGTGATGTACCTGTTCCTGCCCGGTTTATTGTTGTTAGTTCCCTTCTCTCATTTTGAATGGGTACAGAATGCCAATGCTGACTTCAGGGGCATTTTCTGGGGATATTTAAGTCGTCAGGGTACAAGTTTTATTTTGATCGTCGCGCATTTACTGATAGATCATAATATTACCCTTACCCACCTCATCCTCTACTTCGATGCAGGTTTGGTATGTGGCACCATCGTATCCGGCTACTTTGCCCGGAACTTTGTGACCCGTCAGATTAAGTATCATAAGGAATGGTTCACCAGGCTTTGGACCTTTGGTAGATGGGTGTTTGGTACGAACGTGAGTTCTTCTTTGTTCCGTAATACGGATACATTTATTATATCTTCTTTTTTAGGAACCCCATCAGTTGCCTTGTACAATGTATGTTTGCGTATATCCAATCTGGTAGATGTGCCTTCGCAGGTCTTAGGTGATATTTTATTTCCTAAGACGGCGAAGATGATGGAAGACGGTAACATCGAAATGGTGAAGTACTATTATGAAAGAGCTGTAGGTACAATTCTCGCAATCGCAGTACCCGCCAGCCTTGCTATTGTATTGTTACCCAGGCTGGTGATCGGCATCATCGCAGGTCAGGGATATATGGAAGCGGTACCTATTTTGCAGATAACTATATTTTATGGCCTGTTTCTGCCCTTCATCAAGCAGTTTGGCACTATTATGGATTCAATTGGCCTGCCCAAACTGAATTTTTATGTAATCACTGTAACGGCTATCTGTAATATATTCATCTGCATGTTCTATACCCGGCAGATGGGACTGATGGGCGCTGCTTATGGTACCATGACCTCATATGGTATCTGCTTCATTATCACGCAGACCATACTGTACCGTAAGCTCAATACCAGCTTGCTCAATGTGGGAAAATATATGCTGCAATTCTACCCGGAAGCGATCTCCGTGGTACAGCAACGTTATTTACTAAAATGGAAAGCCAGATGA
- a CDS encoding GumC family protein, with product MDLIYLFKSLLRRKWLIIISTFIAVLAAFLLTLNQEKLYKSVSQIATGYTMSDQVKLKDESFNVYEIDVKFNNAVEAIKSPRVLGMTGYSLMLHDLENPDKPYRVPSVEDRKNPVYRKLNRQKAIEILNKKYNEEKLLSSFDPQERDIQELMMIYKYDLETMRNVLYVGRVQRTDYIDIQYRSINPELSAYIVNQVVTEFMRNYESSRNQQTVQNIETLKKLVDQKREELDGKIGNIKTMGTLDATVESSNTLEQISNFESRLADEKAILNSAQLASQQVTQRLSEMESTSTQNAASTNSSNSELATLREKMNDASNEYQSKGGSDPELYNKYKKARNDYSSKLMAIASAAPSATSPGTTRADLQQKKSDLDLQVRSTQQNIAFYEQKIRQLNGTMGAAASRGANNLALQKEVELAQQEYESIKSRYDAAVNNKIAPMDNFHQILYGQPAVEPEPSKRIIIVAMAGMAVAVFCCILIIFLEYIDVSIKTPTQFLRILELKLLGVVNRINLKKTPLEEIFTDPTLKQHDTAAFRELLRKLRFEMEHSGKKIFLLTSGKPGEGKSTILKALAYSLSLSHKRVLIIDTQFPHNSLTQEFEAKPVLESFNSNEFNSGQIADLISPTTMPNVFIIGCEGGEYTPAEILKPGNLLEYLGALTREYDYILLEGAALNERADSKELMQYADTIITVVSARSGVNQTDRETISFLHSLNGKFSGAILNFVEPENIDL from the coding sequence ATGGATTTGATTTATTTATTCAAATCACTACTGAGGAGAAAATGGTTAATCATCATCAGCACTTTTATAGCGGTGCTGGCGGCTTTTTTGTTAACCCTCAACCAGGAAAAACTGTACAAGTCTGTTTCCCAAATTGCTACCGGGTACACCATGAGTGACCAGGTAAAACTTAAAGATGAAAGCTTCAACGTGTATGAAATTGATGTAAAATTCAACAACGCTGTCGAGGCCATCAAGTCACCCCGTGTATTAGGCATGACCGGTTATAGCCTCATGCTGCATGACCTGGAAAACCCTGACAAACCCTACAGGGTACCCTCTGTAGAGGATCGTAAAAACCCTGTCTATCGTAAACTTAATAGACAGAAGGCAATAGAAATCCTCAACAAAAAATACAACGAAGAGAAATTGCTCAGTTCTTTCGATCCCCAGGAAAGGGACATCCAGGAACTGATGATGATATATAAATACGATCTCGAAACAATGCGCAATGTATTGTACGTAGGTCGGGTACAAAGAACGGACTATATCGATATTCAGTATCGCTCTATCAATCCGGAGCTGAGTGCTTATATCGTGAACCAGGTCGTAACTGAATTCATGCGCAACTATGAATCCAGCCGTAACCAGCAAACTGTTCAGAACATCGAAACGCTGAAGAAACTGGTAGACCAGAAGCGTGAGGAACTGGATGGCAAGATTGGTAACATCAAAACAATGGGTACCCTCGATGCCACTGTGGAAAGTTCCAACACACTGGAACAGATCTCCAACTTCGAAAGCAGACTCGCTGATGAAAAGGCAATCCTGAACAGTGCACAACTGGCCAGCCAGCAGGTGACCCAGCGCCTGTCTGAAATGGAAAGCACCAGCACACAAAATGCAGCATCTACCAATAGCTCTAATTCAGAGCTGGCCACCCTGCGTGAAAAAATGAATGATGCCTCTAATGAATACCAGAGCAAAGGCGGGAGCGATCCGGAACTGTATAACAAATACAAAAAGGCGAGAAACGATTATTCTTCCAAACTGATGGCCATTGCTTCTGCAGCTCCCAGTGCCACCAGCCCGGGTACCACCAGGGCAGACCTGCAACAGAAGAAAAGCGACCTGGACCTGCAGGTAAGATCTACCCAACAAAACATTGCTTTTTACGAACAAAAGATCAGACAGCTGAATGGCACTATGGGCGCTGCTGCGTCAAGAGGTGCAAACAACCTTGCGCTGCAGAAAGAAGTAGAACTGGCACAACAGGAATATGAAAGCATCAAATCCCGTTACGATGCAGCGGTGAACAACAAGATCGCACCGATGGATAACTTCCACCAGATCCTGTATGGTCAGCCTGCGGTTGAACCTGAGCCTTCCAAACGTATCATTATTGTCGCAATGGCTGGTATGGCCGTAGCGGTGTTCTGCTGTATCCTCATCATCTTCCTGGAATATATTGATGTGAGCATCAAGACTCCGACCCAGTTCCTGCGTATTCTTGAACTGAAACTACTGGGTGTAGTAAACAGGATCAACCTGAAGAAAACACCACTGGAAGAGATCTTTACCGATCCAACCCTTAAACAACATGATACGGCTGCTTTCCGGGAACTCCTGCGTAAACTGCGTTTTGAAATGGAGCACAGTGGTAAGAAGATCTTCCTGCTTACCAGTGGGAAACCGGGCGAAGGTAAATCTACTATTCTGAAAGCACTGGCATATAGCTTAAGTCTGAGTCATAAGAGAGTATTGATTATTGATACACAGTTTCCACATAATTCACTGACACAGGAATTTGAAGCAAAGCCCGTGTTGGAGAGTTTTAATTCTAATGAATTTAATTCCGGACAGATCGCAGACCTCATCTCTCCTACCACCATGCCCAATGTATTTATCATTGGTTGTGAAGGTGGCGAATATACGCCTGCTGAAATACTGAAACCGGGCAACCTGCTGGAATACCTGGGTGCACTTACCAGGGAATATGATTACATCCTGCTGGAAGGTGCTGCGTTGAATGAGCGTGCAGATAGTAAAGAACTGATGCAGTATGCCGATACCATCATTACCGTCGTATCTGCAAGATCAGGTGTGAACCAGACAGATAGGGAGACTATTTCTTTCCTGCATAGTCTGAATGGTAAGTTCAGTGGTGCAATATTAAACTTTGTTGAACCCGAAAATATAGATCTATAA
- a CDS encoding TolC family protein codes for MKQHISVLLIFLSTALTVSAQNKTLPSTPSKDVSAEDIQEKLVQLAYENPDLKVRVYEKQRAEYELNKAKGNWLNYVTLSANFNDVTLGRFKNSGDYRAQVYYPLWNVGVNVPLGSLVGKGADVKVARSNVNIASAQEESAKRQIKAMVLSKYHDYLMNKQLLAMQNEITEDDFAAFTQAESKLAAGSISYESYTSASQQYNNDRTKKLNLERDLANVKLEIEELIGVKLETVIAQ; via the coding sequence ATGAAACAGCACATCAGCGTCCTTTTAATTTTCCTCTCTACAGCTCTCACAGTGAGCGCACAAAACAAGACATTGCCTTCTACCCCTTCCAAAGATGTATCAGCAGAAGACATCCAGGAAAAACTGGTACAACTCGCGTACGAGAATCCAGATCTAAAAGTTAGAGTATACGAAAAACAAAGAGCAGAATATGAGCTCAACAAAGCAAAGGGTAACTGGCTGAATTATGTAACCCTCAGTGCAAACTTCAATGATGTAACACTGGGGCGCTTCAAAAACTCCGGCGACTATCGTGCACAGGTGTACTATCCGCTCTGGAACGTGGGTGTGAATGTACCATTGGGTTCACTGGTTGGTAAAGGCGCTGATGTAAAAGTAGCCAGGTCGAATGTAAACATTGCTTCTGCGCAGGAAGAATCAGCCAAAAGACAGATCAAAGCAATGGTATTGTCCAAATACCACGACTACCTGATGAACAAACAATTGCTGGCAATGCAGAACGAAATCACTGAAGATGATTTTGCAGCATTCACACAGGCAGAAAGCAAACTGGCTGCAGGTAGCATTTCTTACGAATCATATACCTCCGCATCACAGCAGTATAACAATGACAGAACCAAGAAGCTGAATCTGGAAAGAGACCTGGCTAATGTAAAGCTGGAAATCGAAGAGCTGATCGGTGTGAAGCTGGAGACTGTTATTGCCCAGTAA